The genomic region GCTGCGCCAGCGTGCCGTTGGGCATGAACTCGTAGACCAGGATCTGCTGGCCCTGCTCGATGCAGCACCCCAGGAGGCGGACCAGGTGGCGGTGGCTCACCGAGGACACCAGCTTCACCTCGTTCATGACGGAGTCCAGGCCGCCGTCGGCGTTGTCGCGGTGCTTGATCCGCTTCACGGCGACCAGGCGGTTGTCGCTGAGGCGGCCGGCGTAGACCGTGCCGTAGGCGCCCGTGCCGAGCCGGTGGTCCTCGGAGAAGCCGCTGGTGGCGCGCTCGATCTCGCGGTACGAGTAGAGCGGCACCGTGCAGTCCGCCTCCGACAGGAGCCGCTTCGTGCTCTGCTGCGACCGGATGGACGCAGAACGGCGCTTCAGCACGTGGCACACCACGCAGCCGATGCCCGTCACCATGGCTCCGAAAATTATTCCTACAGTACGTGCAGAAATGTCATCAAGAACCGATAAGGGTTTTGCAGAAAAGTTACAGAAACCTTGTATGGACCAAGAAAATGCAAATTATATTGTAGAAATGTCATCAAAAACCGATAAGGGTTTTGCAGAAAAGTTACATAAGAACGAATCCTTCCAATGATCGAACTGCTTCTGTATGAACTTTCCTTTTCTTTTGAGATGTCTGTAGGATTTCCGGAGAGTATTTTTTTCAATAGGGTCTGTTTAGGACACATTTTAGATGTGACATATGTCACTCACATCTAACCTGATGTCCACTATGtatgtggtctatttttttttgtCGCAGTTTTTTTGTTCCTTGTTGTTGTGTTATTTATGGGAGTTTagagctcctttgattcaaaggaattctataggaattttggaggattgaaAGCCTTTGGAATTTTTTCTACGTTTGtcttttgattcataggattgaatcccaTAGAAATTTTTTCAATAGAATCTTGTGTACTACATTTtataggaaatctaacatccactccaacctgtTTTTACAATTTCTTTGTTTTTTCCGTGAAATCAAACACTCCttgctaatcctataggattcaagtgggcatgacACTTCAATCCTATACTTTTTTTGTTCCCGCGTTTTTAAAAacatgtgaatcaaagaggcccttagatgtgacatccttagaaaacatctaaggtctcttttggttcataggatagaattatcataaaaatagaaactttgtaggaaatgagatggcatgtatctcaaatcctatgagtaagAATAGAAaatgagatgtcatttggttgacatcaaagcaattttttcattgagtctaggctcatttttattttcctatgaaatgtggaggataggaaccattcctatgtaggaataggaatccattcctatgaactaAAGGGctccaaaggaaaaaaaatcctataaaaatcctatcctctagaatttCTATGAAGTTCGTTCAAATCAAAGAAGGCCtaaatgtgaattagacaaactgttttCAATAATCCTACATCTACAAAAATTGCTACGTAGGCTCACTTAACCTTCCATAAAATTCTCTCCTTCCCCCTGATTTTAACCGGGATAGGCCTCAGCTGCTAATCCTGGCCCAATTAACAACCTTCACATCGTCTTTTACGTAAGATCTGTACGTAACATTACGTATGTGTAGCATTGCTCTATTTTTTTTTAGCAACTTCCAGAGAGGACCTATTTTATTCTCAAAAGAGTATTTTTACATTTTAAATAACCAAGCGATACTGGGCTATGTTAAAAGCCCATCAATGAACGAACAGCCCAACCTTGCTATTttgtgatctaaacactcttatatttctttacatatGGAGTAGAATATAAAATACAGCCCAGCTTCAGAAATCATATTAAACAGTACACATGCATGGTGGCCCATAATATTATTTACAGGACGGAGAGACAAATGAGCCCACATAAATGGAAAGATGGTCCTTTCTTCAGCCTAACATGTACTCGCAACAGCGGGTTTATCTCTTTCTCCAAAAAAATCTACTTTAAATTTTCGTTTTgctttctttttggttttttcatTCCATATCCACAATCATTTTCTGAAATCTGGGAGCATCTTTTTCAACTCTATTTTAAAAAAAGTAGAATAGTGTTCaaatttaaaatttgttcatcaaaatcaaaaaatgttcatcaagttCAAAAAATAATGATGAATTTTTTAAAATTGCTCATCATATCAAAAAATGCAGGTCAAATTCAAAATTCGTTCATTTATTTCAAAAtgaacaaaatgttcatcatttctttaatttttatattttcaaaatgttcatcatctctttaatttttatattttcaaaaTGTTCATTAAAACCGAAAGGgctgcagttttgcagaaaagttaCAGAGACCTTGTACGGACAAAAAATGCAAATTATATTAGAGTGAATGTTGGAATATTATGAAATTTCATGAGACATAACAACAAATTCTTCCCATGATCGAACTGCTTCCGTGcgaattttccttttcttttgagaTATCTGTACGATTTTAAATTTTCGTTTGTCCTTCTTGTTGTTCTTTTCGTTCCAtattcacaaacattttctgaaatttgggAACATCCTTTTCAAATCTATTTTAAAAATCAAATAGTTTTTCAAATTCAACttttgttcatcaaattcaaaaaatgttcatcaagttcaaaaaatgatgatgaattttctAACAAAATTCATCATACTAAAAAATGTAGGTCAAATTCAAAATGTGTACCTTAATTTCACCACAAATTCACTAAAAATAAAATGTGTTCATCAATTTCGAAAAATAATTCATTGAATTTAAAATTTTATCATCAAATATAAAacaaattctaaaaatgttcatccAAAATTCAAATTGTGtacataaaaataaaaaatgggCATCCAAAAATAAATTTGTTTATCAAAATACAAAAAATGTCCATcgaaattaaaaaaatgatcattGTTTCAgaaattatgatttttttctgaattaaAGCACATTTTTTTGTATTCGTGGCATTTTTTGAAATTCTAAAGTTTTTTTTCAAATCCTGAACTTTCCTAAAGaagcaaaaaaaacagaaaacgaaaaGAAACGAAAAAAATAGGGGAATGCCGTCTGAAACCTGGGCCGGCCCAAAGTCGCCGTCTGCTAGAGGGGGGCCATTTTGGGTAAGGTTCAAGGTTTTAAAACCTTCCCAGGccggtttttctttctttttacgcttttttattttcctttctttttcgtTTACGTTTTAgcgtttatttttttctttttacatGTTCATTTTctgttttacttttatttttttcttgttcattttcgaacatttttctatttttgtgaacattttttgaagcaCAAAAACAAATTGAATTCGTAAAAAAAATCTATTTGATCGcgacattttttcaaattcacaaacattttccaATTTTTTGGTTCTTATTTTTTTCTGAACATTTAAAATAACCTGGATCATTTCTTAATCCACAATAATGTATTCAAAATCCTGAACATCTGTTagaattcctgaacatttttcaaaatcataAACCTTTTTTGAATATGGGAACTTTTTTTCAATTCCCAGACCATTTTTTGAATTCAAAAACATTTGTCGAACTTGGAAACACCTTTTGAAtttgagaacaatttttgaaaacttgGGAACATTTTTTGATATTCAAGTTTTTTTAATACCAACCATTATTTGAAATTCAGGAGTGTTTAAACCCCGAACAATTTAATTGAAGCAAAAAGGCAGAAgataacaaaaagaaataaaaaaacagGATCACCCGCCGCTCATACGGGTTGGCCCAAAAGCACACGCTCGTGTAGCGGGGGGTGCGTACTTGGTCGCTACCCAGCAACCCGTGCGCGAAATAGGAGGTCCCGTTGAAAACATGCACACAATATAAGCATAATTGGTTTGGTGCCAAGAATTGGCAATGCCAATGTTTGGCATTGTGCCAAATATTGGCTACTACTTGGTTGGTTACCGAGTCATCTTACCATCTCACAGAAAATTGCCAATAGTTGGCAAGCGTTGGTATTGCCAacatttggctagccaaatattgGGAGCAAACCAATCATATTCTAtgtgagtggatgacatttgtgtTGCACGATGGTAGCCACTTGTACAACTTTTCTTTTTAGTAGCTACGATAGAGCTTTTCTTTCTTATTGTAGCCTTGATCAGTTCTAAACTTTCAACCGGTAAGACATTTCTGAGGATTGTATAGTGGCAGTGCCAAAAAGCAATCTAAAAAATAAATAATGTAGCTTTCTTAAGTTTTATATCAGCTTATAAGATGCATGAGCAAGTTACCTGCCATGATAAGACCAACGAGGACGATCTTGCCACAATCTCTTGATAGGTAATTCGAGCGATCGCACTTGGACTTGGAAACTGTAACCATTGGACACACAGGTGTAAGATTGACGAGAAGAGGGAAAAAGGGAGTAGCAATGATATCAAGAGTTTGACTTCATACATTATTTAGCAATTTCAACATAATTTAAGCGGCaatttgaagaactcctttcataACATTACATTGACAtgcatgcaaaaataaaatattccAAGGCCAAGCGCCTGCTAACGAGCTAGTTAACTACTCATTTACTCTCGCCGGCAGATCTCAAATATCAGATTACGTTAAACTTCACGCAATTTTATTCAGTGATCAAAAGTTAACTCAGCTATCAATAGATACTTGCTGGTCAACAAAGAATAATATTTTGCAAAGTAATTTTTTTTGACCAATTTCAATGTATGTATTCCACCACATTCCGTATTGCACGTGAGAACCTCCTGAGAAAATTCAGTCATGCATGATTTTTACAGTATGAAATGCAAGATGATTATTttcattaaaaagaaaaagaatggcCAACCCCAGGCATCGGCCAGGTGATATTTCACCCGATCGATATCCTCATCCACCATCCCACTTTAAGTGGCAAATCTAGGAATACATATCATACCCATACGCAACATCATTGCAGTGTTTACCACCACACTCGTAAAAACTCATTCAAGAATAATGCAGCATTTCAAACACGCCACATAGCAAAAGTTATATGTATGCAAAAATCTCCGTTCGTTGAAACAAAAGCGTAGAAAATTTGCTACCATACTCGCAATATATAAAAAGACTAACCTAAGCAACATATGTGAACAACACATACAACAACAAAGGAACACATTTGCAACATCAAAACAATTTGTTCCTTTTTTCAAGATGAAGGTGTGTATGCAACAAACGACATATGTGCTTGCATGCATGTCAAAAATATCTAGGCAACATAATAAAATCTCTAATTCACTAACCTCTCGCAATTAACAATGGAGACACCACCCTTCCTAGATCCTAGATCGCCGGAGCCCCAAGAGCTAAGTCACGCAACCCGGTACCCACTCCCCATACTCACAATGCCTTCCCAACATTGGTGCTGCAAAGTCGCAATGTGGTCATCCATGAAGTGCTGGAGGCACTTGAGTGGAGGAAAACCTGGGGAGTTGGCCGACCGATGGTCAATTCGATCGATCATTTTCTAAAAATAACATGGAGAGCTGGCCGAGAAACGAGTGCAATCCGCACGTGTTGACAATGCAATAAGACGCAACAACAAAAAGCACCATCTAAACACCCAAAAGTGATGATTCCCGCTGCTGCTCTCCATGCAGAGGCCGGAGGTTATCCTCCTTTTGAACCAGCACGCCACGAGGTCCCCGTGCCGTTTGCGACGCCTAACACGTCGCCGGCTAACGGGCGAGGGAGAAACGTGAGGGAATTCAGCAATGTGCGTTTTAGTCGACAGTGTGAAACGTAAATGGCTACCAAGAAAGGGGGCGGAGCCACCTTATCCGTGAGGTTTTTTTTGGTCAGAGAAGTCGGTGGGCAGAGCCTTTCGCGGCTCCATTGAACATGTGGGTGACACAACCAAAGAACCAAGGGATATGATCAATTCCTGCCCGTCTGTCTTCAAGGTGCCAATGGTCCACAATTCTAGGTGCGCAGCCGACGCCGCGGATTGTTAGTTGCGTGGTCAACGAGAGCGAAGGCGTAGAGTAATGGCTAGTCTGTCCGTCTAGCTCGCACAACTTGACTCGCTAAATGGAGAAGGAAAACAAACGATGAAAGAAATACTCGTTGTGGTGTGTGTGATGAAGCACTGACCTTCCCGGCAACCGGCGCCGTCGACGAAGCCGTCGCCCTGGAGCCCCTCCGGGCACTCGCACCGGAACGCCTCCCGCCTCGCCGTCGTCGCGTTGAACTGGGTGCAGGTGGCTCTGGGGGCGCAGCCGCACCGCCCCGGCACCCACCAGTCCAGCTCCAGCGCTTCGAGCAGCAGCGACGGCCCCTGCGCGTCCGAGTAGCTCACCGCCGTCACCAGCCCGGTGCAGTTGGACCTGAGCACCTCGCTCTTGTACAGAAAATGGTGGCCGCTGGTGGTGTTGGAAGGGGGCAGGATGCAGCGGATGGGCTCGTTGGCGGTGCAGTGGGACGTGCTTCGGTTGATGTAGTCGCTGCTGCAGTTTCTGATGCGGTCAGCCTCGGAGCTGCTGCAGTTTCTGACGACGAGCCCGTTCCGGGAGGAGGGCGCGTAGCTGTCCGAGAAGAGCGCCGCGACGGACGCATTGAACGAGCGATCGCAGTCGGGCTGCAGGTTGAGGGTGAGCGCGCGCGGCGTGACGTTGCGCACGAGCAGGCCCAGCTCCGGCGCGCCGCCGAGCCACGCGGCGCCGACGCCGTCGGCCCCGACGTGGCAGCCGAGGCGTACGGTGCAGCCGCTGGAGAAGCCGAACGGGTACGGCAGCGTCATGCGGCCGCAGCTCCGCACGCAGCTCCCGTTGCCTCcgccggccgcggccgccgcgtgcAGCAGCACGGCcgccagcagcggcagcagcagcagcgccgggCACCGCATCTCCGTAGCTAGCTACCTTAGCTTATCCTACTCCCGAGCTCCGAGCACGGCGTCCCTCTCATCTTAGATTTGTTTGCTCCTATAGCTAGTCAGGCGAGCTTGCTGCTGCTGCTAGCTGCGGCGCAGGGAAGGAAAGGAAAGGAAGGCGCGCGCGGCAGCGCAATGGCTTGATGGTGTCTGTGGTGGTGCGCGCGCTTGCGTCCGCGCCGCGTCGGCTGTCATTTTTGCTGGTTCATTGCAGTGGAATTTTCCGCATTGAAAGCCGAGACCAACGACCAACCTACTCCTACTGCTCCTGCTGTGCTGCCCCATCCCGCACTGCACACACAAACACACTGGCACGCAGCTCATCACTATCCCGTCTACTCTAGCTAGGCCCAGAGAGAGAATCCAAGTAATCACTCCAGCAGTCCATCCTCCCGTCTCGCCTCCTCGCCGTCATGGGAATGCGGGGCCgtacgtcgtcgtcgtcgtccgcccGCCGCTCACGGGCGCCCGTTCCCACCACAGGCACAGTCACGGCTAGCTTGTTACATTCTGCATCAGTGATCCCTCCACCGTGGCCGCGCAGGCGTGGACCGGAGACCTCGACCTCGGCCTCGGGTAGCCGTCCCACCCTCTCCACACGCTGCGCCCACTTGCCGTGCGCCGCATGCCAACGCATGGAAAAATCCCGGGCGGGCCAAACGACGACCCGGGGTCCGACGACGCAAGGCATGCAACTGGTCGTTTTCTTGTCCGGGAAACGGGTAGTGGAAGTGCGCACGTATGCCCGTGGCCTTAGATTAAGAGAGGGGACGTGACCTCACAGGGTTTTCAGGATTAGGAGAAGCTAGTTTAGTGGCACCACGTACTAGGGGCGGCTAGAGGCACCCTAATCACGTAGGATGGTGGAGACACCCACCTAACCGTGCAACTATCTGCTTCATAATGCAGTTTAATTTGCTCGTAGGGGGACTAATTAATCAAGGTCAACCTACTCTACGGTGCTGATGAGCAGCTAATGGATGGGCTGTGCAGTATTCAACGAGGTTGATGCTGCTATTGCAAGCCACGCTACTCCATAATTTAAATTAGTTGATTTGATTGACTGACTATACATATATCATATTTTTCAGCTGCCTTAGAGGAGAAAATTTGATCACAAAATAAGAGGAAAACATGTTGCCAAAAGAAAAGTAGGAGGAAAACAAACAAATGTACACTGCCGACAAGCTTGAATACCTTttcaaccatacctggataacCTGTCCCTGATAGCATTAGTTATCCCCCAAGAAACGGCCTTGGATCCTGATTAGCGGCGGCTTCCACTTTCCACACCGGCCAAAGTTCCGAGTTCCGCTCGTCGCTGCAGTCAACAGCTACAGCTTGCATCCGCCAAATCAGCACGAAAAAGGAGATCAGATAGCGGGGGGCCACACACAAAGTTCCATCAAAATCAGCTGCTCGTCTGTAGTAATAATATTGAAAGTAACACAGTAAGGATGCAATTAATTCCGACGTTTTGCGGAAGGTTACAGCGGGAAGGAAAACAGTGACATCCTCTGCCAATTTGCTCATGAGAGCCTCTGGTCCACTAGCAGTTGCTTGACTCTAGTTGGCAAGTTGGATGCAGTTATTCGGCATCGCTTTCAACCCTACACAAGCAAGAACCAGAAATACTGGAATCTGGTTTCATTCATCTTCCACCGGAATGCTTCTCTGACACTATTGTTCATCCGACAATGATTCATGTGGTTTTATAAACAAGCAAAACTGTAATACATGAGTATCGATATGATATAACAGTTCACCAAAGGTGTGACCACTTCAGTATTTCTCAAGAAATTGCAACCTCAGATTTAGCAGGTAGTAATATACATCACAGTGATTCTGAACATGAATCTCCTCTCATTACATGTATCAAAAGGTATGGTGTGTGGACCTCAGATTTCCAGTATCGTTCTTATCTGCTCAGGCGAATGCTTGACCAACGATCTTGGGTCAGGATAACAGTTCTTTGGATCCATCACCGCCCTGTAAATGAGCTCGTAAGCTTCTGCTAGGGCTCTCGCCAAACCGTAGCACGCGTCTGAGCGTAACCTTGGAACCTGCAGCTGCTCGAATTCCGGCAAGGAGCCTTCTGTTCCAGTCACAATACCATAGAATGCCTTCAAGCATTCCAGAAGCATTTGTGGTGATGTCTCCACGACATCTGCCAGAGGTCTTGCATCGTCATTGCCGTCAGTGGAGCTGTAGTTCTTTAGGTATGGCATCTTACTTGACAATCCACATTTACTGAGAATGCTATCAGCTTCTTTATCTACTAAGGCACGCGTGTGTGTTTCGATCATAGAGTGAAGGTTGTTAACATAGCTTGTAGCAACCTCCTGATCCATCAGTGGTTCCTCAATAGCTGATAAGCAGTTGATGAGGTAAACTTTGGACGAAGATTCACCACTCTGTACATTGCATGGCATCATGTAAGGAAAAGTACTGAAATTACTTGGATGTAAGCAAATGTCTACAAGTTGATTTGCACAGCTGAAGCGAGCTAGTCTACCCAGTCAAAGGCTTAAAGCAAAAAGGTTTCTGATCCGAGCATAAAAAATCACAGTTTCTTTAATCTGATCAGTGCCCAAAAGGTTATGAAATAAAATTGAACACAAAGGCAATCATGAAATCCACAACACCGGCTGTTTTTCATAAAGCCAGTTATATTTTTATTCTGGGATCATAAGGCGAGTACTAAGGAATGCAAATTGGGATTGCATGCCTATCAGTATATGTAGGATCAGCTTGTCAATTACTAAATCATAAGTGTTTCCCATGTCTAATAGTGCTAGCCACAAAATGATTGGAAGTGTTTGATCTTATCCATCTCTGCCCCGCTAGTTGTCTCCTCTTTTTTCTCTACAGTTTGCACTAACAAAGGTGCCAGTTTCACTGTTGCAGCTACAGGGAACTTTCTGAAATTTCTTGACTTGTACCATCTGTATTTTACTAGTCTAGTAACTGTATAGTGTGTGGTGGTGACTGGCAACAGAAAGAAAAAAGGCAGTCTGTTTTACTAGTTCAGTTCATGACCAGAACAAAAGTACAAAGGTTGCTCCACAATAGTCACAGGTCCAAGGGATTCACATTACGATGCACGTGGCAAACAAAAAGAATTATGCTACTAACCAGGACCGATGTAGATGATTTCTTTGATAGAATAGCATCAACTGAGATTGAATCTCTCTTACTTCCCATAGGTTCAGAACTAGTTCTACCACGCCGTGCAAGTGCACCTTTTGACTTTTGTGCCTCTGCGGCTTGCTCACACATCTGAAGAGTAGGTCAGGAAGTCAGGATTAGCACTAACAGTACCACATGTAAATGAGGACTCCCTATAAACCACAATGCAGATAACATCACATTCTGTGGTAACAAGAATAAAGATATAACAAAACTACTTGTAAAAGAGAAGAACAGCAAATATGGAACACCTTTTGAACCGATAGCGCATGTCATCTGTAGTAACTGGCTCCACTAGAACATACTAATATATTAGTTTCTACAAATCACAGGTACTGATGCAATGCAAAATGTGTAAAACGTACACACTTGTTATTTCATATTAGGTGCAGTCTAGCGTTACTTTATACTATATGATTACCCAAAAAAATATCCACATGGAACAGCACCAAAAACTTCTAGAATGAAATGAAATGTTTTGGAAGTGACACTAAAACACATAATTACTTTGGAGATATTAAGCAATTGTGTAATACTGATAGCTTGCTTGAACTGAAGATAACTTGATGGTGAATACAGACACTGAAATACTGCTAGTTTCAAGAATTGTCCCATAACATCACAGTAGACATAGAGGATAGGAAGATAAATCCTATtattacaaaaataataatacAGAGTGCTCAGTGGATACTGGATAGGATAACAATTCAAAATTGCACCAAGGATAAAAATTAGTCAGATCGAGCAATAAATTTTCAGCTTGCCGGACATGCTTTTTAGACATCTGTACAAACTAAGTACACCGAATGCAGAAATCTCACCTGAATTATAGGATCCAGTATTGCAGAAATGACTGGATCAAAGTTTAACCCTTTTCCAGAGGCAGAAACCATCATGCTATTGTAGGTACTTATGAGCTCAAGCAACAGAGAAACTCCCTCCCTCACTGCTGgcgggggagagaggtcaaccgcAACAAGTGGAGGATATCGCAATAACTTTTCTCCACGGCTCTTCAGGATGTTGAAGAATGTCCGCTGTGTTGCATCTCTAAGTGACCATATTGTATTGCACAATGATGTGTCTACACCCAGCAGTTCTGATATCTAGAATAGAAAAGGACCATGTGTGAACTGAATAAATCTTAGCTTTACTAAATGGCCAGAACTAGAATTTCAGACTCACCGTGTAACCATAAAACTCCAGGGTATTACTAAGTTTGTAAGAAACTATCAGACTTGGTTGTGACTGCAGAACTTGCTCAACTCGAACTTTAAACGGTCGGCATGCCCCTTCAAATATTCTATCGAGAACAAAAGTGAAATCAGATTCTCCTTTGGATGAATCACCTTCTCTTACAGAATGACGACGATTAGCTGGACCACTGTCACTTATTGCATCCGGATCAAGCAGCGCAGCT from Triticum aestivum cultivar Chinese Spring chromosome 4A, IWGSC CS RefSeq v2.1, whole genome shotgun sequence harbors:
- the LOC123085116 gene encoding wall-associated receptor kinase-like 14; translation: MRCPALLLLPLLAAVLLHAAAAAGGGNGSCVRSCGRMTLPYPFGFSSGCTVRLGCHVGADGVGAAWLGGAPELGLLVRNVTPRALTLNLQPDCDRSFNASVAALFSDSYAPSSRNGLVVRNCSSSEADRIRNCSSDYINRSTSHCTANEPIRCILPPSNTTSGHHFLYKSEVLRSNCTGLVTAVSYSDAQGPSLLLEALELDWWVPGRCGCAPRATCTQFNATTARREAFRCECPEGLQGDGFVDGAGCREVSKSKCDRSNYLSRDCGKIVLVGLIMAGIIFGAMVTGIGCVVCHVLKRRSASIRSQQSTKRLLSEADCTVPLYSYREIERATSGFSEDHRLGTGAYGTVYAGRLSDNRLVAVKRIKHRDNADGGLDSVMNEVKLVSSVSHRHLVRLLGCCIEQGQQILVYEFMPNGTLAQHLQRERGRPAVPWTVRLRVAAETAKAIAYLHSEVHPPIYHRDIKSSNILLDHEYNSKVADFGLSRMGMTSVDSSHISTAPQGTPGYVDPQYHQNFHLSDKSDVYSFGVVLVEIITAMKAVDFSRGPSEVNLAQLAVERIGRGCVDDIVDPFLDPHRDAWTLTSIHKVAELAFRCLAFHSEIRPSMAEVADELEQIQVSGWAPSADDAAFMSTTSSLCSSAPSRGTDKSLGPDKGRGEALPTSAPATAVAERETEKGAAGSSPVSVQERWFSDRSSPSSNSLLGNSSSLH
- the LOC123085117 gene encoding conserved oligomeric Golgi complex subunit 6: MAAALAPGVSRKLKKVLETRTDSPDLLASLGALSTFYEHNTPQARRNLKSSVEQRALAINRHFLDASLPAQKALDRVEGEVHALDDSWKKIEEALSSCSASTGDIISTTERLQQELEVITQRQEIVSCFLRDYQLSNEEIHALREEDIDEKFFKALLHVQEIHSNCKVLLRTHHQRAGLELMDMMSVYQEGAYERLCRWVQVECKKLGDTDNPEVSELLKKAVRCLKERPVLFKYCAEEVANMRHHALFRRFISALTRGGPGGLPRPIEVHAHDPLRYVGDMLGWLHQALASERELIAALLDPDAISDSGPANRRHSVREGDSSKGESDFTFVLDRIFEGACRPFKVRVEQVLQSQPSLIVSYKLSNTLEFYGYTISELLGVDTSLCNTIWSLRDATQRTFFNILKSRGEKLLRYPPLVAVDLSPPPAVREGVSLLLELISTYNSMMVSASGKGLNFDPVISAILDPIIQMCEQAAEAQKSKGALARRGRTSSEPMGSKRDSISVDAILSKKSSTSVLSGESSSKVYLINCLSAIEEPLMDQEVATSYVNNLHSMIETHTRALVDKEADSILSKCGLSSKMPYLKNYSSTDGNDDARPLADVVETSPQMLLECLKAFYGIVTGTEGSLPEFEQLQVPRLRSDACYGLARALAEAYELIYRAVMDPKNCYPDPRSLVKHSPEQIRTILEI